One segment of Bacillus alkalisoli DNA contains the following:
- a CDS encoding DUF445 domain-containing protein, with the protein MNTFLLFLMMISIGAFIGGLTNSLAIRMLFRPYNPIYIGKRRLPFTPGLIPKRRDELAIQLGKLVMEHLLTAESMKRRLIQKGFQQEILQWMMKQTETFLSSEKTVKETFQSFGVENPKQMLQENANDWLQKKYETALKEFGDLPIESIIPEELLNKMEEHIPQVSEYILQKGTDYFESEQGKAQLSKMIQDFIQTRGMLGNMVQMFLGNYSLADKVQPEVIKFLKHDGTKDVLQKVLLTEWNKVKALTVAEVEAKLSKQALVNSGIQLLEKMVDLDKQLNKSISEVTQPIKQPLLHNVLPTVVDSGTTILLNQLENLLSKLQLEQIVKEQVESFSLPKLEQIVLSVSSRELKMITYLGALLGGMIGFVQGLMVFML; encoded by the coding sequence ATGAACACGTTTTTATTGTTTTTAATGATGATTTCTATCGGCGCATTTATTGGGGGATTAACAAACTCATTAGCCATTCGCATGCTTTTTCGCCCATATAATCCAATTTATATAGGAAAAAGAAGATTGCCATTTACACCTGGATTAATACCAAAAAGACGAGATGAACTTGCAATTCAGTTAGGGAAGCTAGTCATGGAACATTTACTAACGGCTGAAAGTATGAAGCGCCGCCTCATTCAAAAAGGTTTTCAGCAAGAAATTCTTCAATGGATGATGAAACAAACGGAGACATTTTTGTCATCAGAAAAAACGGTTAAGGAAACATTTCAGAGCTTTGGAGTAGAAAATCCAAAACAAATGCTTCAAGAAAATGCGAATGATTGGTTACAAAAGAAATATGAAACAGCTCTGAAGGAATTTGGAGATCTGCCGATTGAAAGTATTATCCCTGAAGAACTCCTAAATAAAATGGAAGAACATATCCCTCAAGTATCAGAATACATTTTACAAAAAGGGACGGACTACTTTGAAAGCGAGCAAGGAAAAGCTCAACTATCTAAAATGATACAAGACTTTATCCAAACACGGGGGATGCTTGGAAATATGGTGCAAATGTTTCTAGGTAATTATAGTCTCGCCGATAAAGTACAGCCAGAAGTTATAAAATTTTTGAAACATGATGGAACAAAAGATGTATTACAAAAAGTTCTTCTTACCGAATGGAATAAAGTGAAAGCTTTAACGGTAGCAGAAGTAGAGGCAAAATTATCGAAACAGGCTTTAGTAAATTCGGGCATTCAGTTGTTAGAAAAAATGGTAGACCTGGATAAACAGTTAAACAAGTCTATTTCTGAAGTAACGCAGCCAATTAAACAACCCTTGTTACATAATGTATTGCCTACAGTGGTCGATAGTGGGACGACAATCTTGTTAAATCAACTAGAAAATTTATTATCTAAGCTACAATTAGAACAAATTGTGAAAGAACAAGTGGAATCATTTTCTCTTCCAAAGTTAGAGCAAATTGTATTATCTGTCTCAAGTAGAGAGTTAAAAATGATTACGTATTTAGGTGCTTTACTAGGTGGAATGATTGGCTTTGTTCAAGGGTTAATGGTATTTATGCTATAG
- a CDS encoding YlbF family regulator, whose amino-acid sequence MSNVYNVANELEKAIRTSEEFTNLKKYYEEVFADESTKTMFENFRNIQLSLQQKQMSGQEITQEEVEQAQQTVQLVQQNEKIAKLMEAEQGMSMMVGELNKIIMKPLEELYSNVEGN is encoded by the coding sequence TTGTCTAACGTATATAACGTAGCAAACGAATTAGAAAAAGCAATCCGCACGAGTGAGGAATTCACAAACTTAAAGAAATATTACGAAGAAGTTTTTGCAGACGAGTCAACAAAAACAATGTTTGAAAACTTCCGCAACATTCAACTGTCGCTTCAACAAAAACAAATGTCAGGTCAAGAAATTACACAAGAAGAAGTGGAGCAGGCGCAACAAACAGTTCAACTTGTTCAACAAAACGAAAAAATTGCAAAGCTTATGGAAGCGGAGCAAGGCATGAGCATGATGGTTGGGGAACTTAACAAAATCATCATGAAGCCATTAGAAGAGTTATACAGCAACGTTGAAGGAAACTAA
- a CDS encoding YheC/YheD family endospore coat-associated protein: MTITLGILTFSNPTKSSYMTNIAIHSIKYDVQVYSFSPAKIFLGKNEVFGYLFCRETRSWKKSQFPLPSFIYDRLYYPSSLQSKSYIEKITWLKNNRNITFLGCGLPNKWDVIQQLHSDEELQPYFLPTRSYTISTFKKMVSMYKEVILKPINGSQGFGIIKAKQSSHDGLDCMEVTRDGERHFTFHTLQKFNKWIQSKETNFIIQPFLSLLTAKKEPFDLRILLQKGSDGEWLERFKAIRHGRVGKITANLATGGEIVTYKEWIKKFSTIEQIALEETISYLVETLVNTLDKKFHPLFEIGLDLAIDCNLKPWILDINSKPGHKMIEITASEQIKQQTYEAPARYSVFLKNKSVKNVSVDF, from the coding sequence ATGACCATTACACTAGGCATTCTTACATTTTCTAATCCGACGAAAAGCTCGTACATGACGAACATTGCCATTCACAGCATAAAATACGACGTTCAAGTCTATTCATTTTCCCCAGCAAAAATATTTTTAGGGAAAAACGAAGTGTTTGGTTACTTATTTTGTAGAGAGACTCGTTCTTGGAAAAAAAGTCAGTTCCCACTTCCTTCTTTTATTTATGATCGCCTATATTATCCATCGTCTTTACAAAGCAAATCTTATATTGAAAAAATAACCTGGTTGAAAAACAATCGGAATATTACGTTTCTAGGTTGTGGTTTACCGAATAAGTGGGATGTCATTCAACAGCTACATTCAGATGAGGAGCTTCAACCATATTTTTTACCGACAAGGAGTTACACCATTTCAACGTTTAAAAAGATGGTTTCTATGTATAAAGAAGTCATTTTAAAGCCTATAAACGGATCACAAGGTTTTGGGATTATAAAAGCGAAGCAATCTAGTCATGATGGATTGGATTGTATGGAAGTGACGAGAGATGGTGAACGACACTTTACATTTCATACACTTCAAAAATTTAATAAGTGGATACAGTCGAAAGAAACAAATTTCATTATACAACCGTTTCTGTCATTACTAACGGCTAAAAAGGAACCATTTGATTTAAGAATTCTTCTTCAGAAAGGATCAGACGGTGAGTGGCTAGAACGTTTCAAAGCGATCAGACATGGCCGTGTTGGTAAAATCACAGCAAATCTTGCTACTGGAGGAGAAATTGTAACATACAAAGAATGGATAAAAAAATTCTCCACCATTGAACAAATAGCCCTTGAAGAAACTATTTCCTACCTTGTTGAAACTCTAGTTAATACACTCGATAAAAAATTTCATCCTCTTTTTGAGATAGGTCTTGATTTAGCAATAGATTGTAACTTAAAACCGTGGATTTTAGATATTAACTCCAAACCTGGGCATAAAATGATAGAAATAACAGCAAGTGAACAAATAAAACAACAAACGTACGAAGCTCCAGCACGTTATAGTGTTTTCTTGAAAAATAAGTCTGTGAAAAATGTAAGTGTTGATTTCTGA
- a CDS encoding Cof-type HAD-IIB family hydrolase has translation MIYRLLAINIDKTLLKSNGKLAKETKEAVEYVKNKGIYVTLVTGRNFYSAQKVAKALKLDSFLVTHGGSFIASKQEQALHVKRITEEKTFNLVQVLENFDCTVRLMHERYSIGNRLRGANNLMSRAVLGSNDPLIYPVQFVESLGDTLTDNPIAPPKIEVYFNSEEEQKAVYNTLTVAFDDIALMNHDKKIEILPAGGTKFDGLQTLGEVLKISWNEMVYIGDAEDDIPLLDVVGLGVAMWNAPPKVKSAADWITRSNDEQGVAYMIKEHFRKQQRLAFLKSFKV, from the coding sequence ATGATATATCGCTTATTGGCTATTAATATTGACAAGACATTATTAAAGTCCAATGGTAAATTGGCAAAAGAAACAAAAGAAGCAGTAGAATATGTAAAAAATAAGGGAATATACGTTACCCTTGTTACGGGAAGGAATTTTTACTCTGCTCAAAAAGTAGCAAAAGCACTAAAGCTTGATTCCTTTCTCGTAACGCACGGCGGTTCATTTATCGCTTCGAAGCAAGAACAGGCTTTGCATGTAAAAAGAATCACAGAAGAAAAAACGTTCAACCTAGTGCAAGTTTTAGAAAACTTTGATTGCACAGTTAGATTAATGCATGAGCGTTACTCGATCGGTAACCGCCTACGTGGTGCAAACAATTTAATGTCTAGAGCAGTGCTCGGTTCGAATGACCCTCTCATTTACCCAGTTCAATTTGTAGAATCGTTAGGTGATACTTTAACAGATAACCCTATCGCGCCACCAAAGATAGAAGTATATTTTAATAGTGAGGAAGAACAAAAGGCAGTATATAATACATTAACAGTTGCATTTGATGATATTGCACTTATGAATCACGATAAAAAAATAGAGATTTTACCTGCAGGTGGTACGAAATTTGATGGCTTACAAACATTAGGCGAAGTGTTGAAGATCTCATGGAATGAAATGGTTTATATAGGCGATGCAGAAGATGACATTCCATTGTTAGACGTTGTCGGCCTTGGAGTGGCAATGTGGAATGCACCTCCTAAAGTAAAAAGTGCAGCAGATTGGATCACACGTTCAAATGATGAGCAAGGTGTTGCTTATATGATAAAAGAACATTTCCGAAAGCAACAAAGATTAGCATTTTTAAAGAGTTTTAAGGTTTAA
- a CDS encoding DUF5342 family protein — protein MITHFQFEPLYPNKQLPGWKISFFFQGKTVRAKYLKNGDIEWQGDYTFSPEAEVQIRSQIHELMLFHVYE, from the coding sequence ATGATCACTCACTTTCAATTTGAACCATTGTATCCAAATAAACAACTTCCTGGCTGGAAAATATCTTTTTTCTTCCAAGGTAAAACTGTTCGTGCTAAATACTTAAAAAATGGTGATATAGAATGGCAAGGCGATTATACCTTTTCACCTGAAGCCGAAGTTCAAATCCGATCGCAAATCCATGAACTAATGTTGTTTCATGTGTATGAATAA
- a CDS encoding YheC/YheD family endospore coat-associated protein, protein MRAQIQLKYKEDVKGNGITLPTDFEKYSIHSVAFGTLEYPVTVNYHAKSCIYVNQELYEKLMIPFEGNIHYFIHNGAIHLGPLIGIFTAGFTSSMLRPIGERSLFFSKLLSMEKKVGAYAFIFGANHINWEDGTIEGFMFTEKGWCKKQFPFPHVVYDRLPNRRTEQHRLLKETREKMQKQYMIPWYNPGFFNKWEIHQKLTLEENLSRFLPETYNNMSITLLEELLSKYPFLYLKPSSGSLGLGVFKIIYNKEEEQYYCRYKDDEQKNRLQRFTSLEKMLGYVLKNRDIKSYIVQQGIPLIKVDESTVDFRVHTNKDDNGKWHVSAMAAKLSGKGSVTTHANNGGVVRTLEEIFTRSEEATSIKEKLTQSALMLSEAIDRHLPGFIGEIGFDFGIDNKVGNVWLFEANSKPGRAIFYHPKLRKEDFLTRKLSIEYAIYLTEKSLENPEEIFL, encoded by the coding sequence ATGCGAGCGCAAATACAATTAAAATATAAGGAAGATGTAAAAGGTAATGGAATTACTTTACCTACTGATTTCGAGAAATACTCCATCCATTCGGTCGCGTTCGGTACATTGGAATACCCAGTGACCGTAAATTACCATGCGAAATCGTGTATATATGTCAATCAAGAACTGTATGAAAAACTTATGATACCTTTTGAAGGAAATATTCATTACTTCATTCATAATGGTGCTATTCATCTTGGACCATTAATCGGGATTTTTACAGCTGGATTCACAAGTTCCATGTTAAGGCCGATTGGTGAGAGATCCTTATTCTTTTCTAAATTACTTTCCATGGAAAAGAAAGTTGGCGCATATGCTTTTATTTTTGGAGCGAATCATATTAACTGGGAAGATGGTACAATTGAAGGCTTTATGTTTACAGAAAAAGGTTGGTGCAAAAAACAGTTTCCATTTCCACATGTCGTGTATGATCGTCTTCCAAACCGTCGGACAGAACAGCATCGTCTCTTGAAGGAAACTAGAGAAAAGATGCAAAAACAATATATGATTCCGTGGTATAATCCTGGATTTTTTAACAAGTGGGAAATACATCAAAAATTAACGTTAGAAGAAAATTTATCTAGATTCTTACCAGAAACGTATAATAACATGTCCATTACTTTATTAGAAGAATTACTTTCTAAATATCCTTTTCTCTATTTAAAGCCATCAAGCGGGAGTTTAGGACTTGGTGTTTTCAAAATCATATACAACAAAGAAGAAGAACAATATTATTGTCGCTATAAAGATGATGAGCAGAAAAATAGATTACAACGTTTTACTTCATTAGAAAAAATGTTAGGTTATGTGTTAAAAAACAGAGATATAAAAAGTTATATTGTTCAACAAGGAATTCCATTAATAAAAGTAGATGAATCAACGGTGGATTTTCGTGTTCACACGAATAAAGATGACAATGGAAAATGGCATGTTAGTGCGATGGCAGCAAAACTAAGTGGAAAAGGCAGTGTAACGACCCATGCGAACAACGGTGGAGTTGTTCGAACATTGGAAGAGATTTTTACTAGAAGCGAAGAAGCAACTTCAATAAAAGAGAAATTGACTCAAAGTGCCTTGATGTTAAGTGAAGCCATTGATCGTCATTTACCAGGATTTATTGGGGAGATTGGATTTGATTTTGGAATCGATAATAAAGTAGGAAACGTTTGGCTTTTTGAAGCTAATTCCAAACCTGGCAGGGCAATCTTTTATCATCCAAAATTAAGAAAAGAAGATTTTCTCACTCGAAAACTTTCCATAGAATATGCCATTTATTTAACAGAAAAATCTTTAGAGAATCCCGAGGAAATTTTTCTATGA
- a CDS encoding YheC/YheD family endospore coat-associated protein, whose amino-acid sequence MKFYRATIIPTEPKSNNPTIRLSKKLAKKLQIPLDSPIIVIQCSRVKITAFLEIIKVDNPYVKVDRSILQSLFLADEEDRDLLVSFQPNLNTLVIGPVIGLLTEIKEEPPIHLKSIEYFSRELAIFADEIGVIFYVFTLKEYIHGGNTFLDGYILSDNKTWLKRSVPFPNVIHNRLHVRKNEQNISFISFIEELQKHNIPIFNEHFLNKWEVHSHLLQADHLHPFLPTSMEYSFENVKNLIEKTNTLFIKPMNGSQGKQIFKITRAEDGDNWELSYSSLQLNVTAKYEHIHDIVSRLQPYTKKRNFIVQTGIDLIELEGRPVDFRFLCHRRENDTWQVTSAVARVSKAGQFVSNLAQGGEMLTVQQALVQLFDKKEAKHLQKAMRSIALDVCNEISSISDGIFAELGIDITVDKSGQPWLIEVNTKPSKNMDPRSENESVRPSAKAIILYCLYLMSKADET is encoded by the coding sequence ATGAAATTTTATAGAGCCACTATTATTCCAACGGAACCAAAAAGTAACAACCCGACGATACGATTAAGCAAAAAACTAGCGAAAAAGTTACAAATACCGTTAGATTCACCCATCATCGTCATTCAGTGTAGTCGCGTAAAAATAACGGCTTTTCTAGAAATTATAAAGGTTGATAACCCTTATGTAAAAGTGGACCGTTCCATCCTTCAATCATTATTTTTAGCCGATGAAGAGGACAGAGATTTATTAGTAAGCTTTCAACCGAATCTCAATACATTAGTAATTGGTCCCGTTATTGGCCTGCTAACAGAAATAAAGGAAGAGCCCCCAATACATTTAAAGTCTATTGAATATTTTAGCAGAGAACTAGCTATTTTTGCAGACGAAATTGGCGTGATTTTTTATGTTTTTACTTTAAAAGAGTATATTCATGGCGGCAATACTTTTCTCGATGGATATATTCTCTCAGACAACAAAACTTGGTTAAAGCGATCTGTCCCATTTCCGAATGTGATTCACAATAGATTGCACGTTAGAAAAAATGAACAGAACATAAGCTTTATTTCTTTTATAGAAGAACTACAAAAGCATAACATCCCTATTTTTAATGAGCATTTTTTAAACAAATGGGAAGTTCATTCTCACTTATTACAAGCCGATCATTTACACCCTTTTCTTCCCACTTCAATGGAGTATTCTTTTGAGAATGTCAAAAATCTAATAGAAAAAACGAACACACTATTTATTAAACCAATGAATGGAAGTCAAGGAAAGCAAATTTTTAAAATTACTCGCGCTGAGGATGGGGATAATTGGGAACTTTCCTATTCGTCCCTACAGCTTAATGTTACAGCTAAGTATGAACATATACATGATATTGTCTCCCGACTGCAGCCATATACAAAAAAAAGAAACTTTATTGTTCAAACAGGAATCGATTTAATCGAGTTAGAAGGTCGACCCGTGGATTTTCGTTTTTTATGTCATAGGAGAGAAAATGACACTTGGCAAGTTACTTCCGCTGTTGCTAGAGTTTCTAAAGCTGGACAGTTCGTTTCAAACCTAGCACAAGGCGGAGAAATGCTAACAGTCCAACAAGCGCTAGTTCAACTGTTTGATAAAAAAGAAGCAAAACATCTACAAAAAGCGATGCGTTCTATCGCACTTGATGTTTGTAATGAGATTAGTTCCATTTCTGATGGTATTTTTGCGGAGCTTGGCATAGATATTACAGTGGATAAAAGTGGCCAGCCGTGGCTAATTGAAGTAAATACAAAGCCTTCCAAAAATATGGATCCACGCTCTGAGAATGAATCTGTTCGACCATCTGCTAAAGCTATTATTTTATATTGCTTATATTTAATGAGCAAAGCGGATGAGACATAA
- a CDS encoding YheC/YheD family protein, protein MKVTIYYDWQSQTWVQVEKDLPSLSFGEREDITVVSRRKKTFLPFTVSVANGNIVGPVVGIMVNKSEGQSFSGNIKLLERLQKELFRIGGFSVVVTEEFFENNFTQQGYCYHPQYEKWVKLKVPPLQVLYNRMYKEGNISKVMEWCKEKDITFFNLNYFDKFSTFLCLRENQHLLPYLPSTSLLTEQNFYELLSTYKSVYIKKRLSAKGKGIFSLSLYGSTIILKTISKTIMFPTMEKAFNFLQKELKLDEYIIQQTIETLKMDDRKFDLRILAHFINGKHEISGVGVRIACGQQVTTHVPNGGEIGYIQQLPIEINVDKLRKLISNVGADLSTYERSLIGEFSADIGVRSDGSFCLFEINAKPMDFDEVDIKKAGTENLIKVFYDNAKFFKKESSLVKAKHITN, encoded by the coding sequence ATGAAAGTAACTATTTATTATGATTGGCAGAGTCAAACATGGGTTCAGGTTGAAAAGGACCTTCCCTCCCTTTCTTTTGGAGAAAGGGAGGATATTACTGTTGTTAGCAGGAGAAAGAAAACATTTCTCCCTTTTACAGTTTCTGTAGCAAATGGAAATATTGTCGGTCCTGTTGTTGGTATAATGGTGAACAAAAGTGAAGGTCAAAGTTTTTCTGGAAACATAAAACTGTTAGAGAGATTACAAAAAGAGTTGTTTCGTATTGGTGGGTTTTCAGTAGTTGTGACAGAAGAATTTTTTGAAAACAATTTCACTCAGCAAGGTTACTGTTATCATCCTCAATATGAAAAATGGGTAAAGTTGAAGGTTCCTCCTCTCCAAGTTCTTTACAACCGAATGTATAAAGAAGGTAACATAAGTAAGGTGATGGAATGGTGTAAGGAAAAGGATATTACCTTTTTTAATTTAAATTACTTTGACAAGTTTAGTACGTTTTTGTGTTTGAGAGAAAACCAACACCTTTTACCATACCTCCCTTCTACTTCTTTGCTAACAGAGCAAAACTTTTACGAACTTCTTTCAACATATAAATCCGTTTACATAAAAAAACGGTTAAGTGCAAAAGGAAAAGGGATTTTTTCATTATCCCTTTATGGGAGTACTATTATACTTAAAACGATATCGAAAACCATTATGTTTCCTACTATGGAAAAAGCATTTAATTTTCTTCAGAAAGAATTGAAATTGGATGAATATATCATTCAACAAACAATTGAAACACTTAAAATGGATGATAGAAAATTCGACTTAAGAATTCTTGCACATTTTATAAACGGAAAACATGAAATTTCAGGGGTTGGTGTAAGAATTGCTTGTGGCCAACAAGTTACAACTCACGTGCCAAATGGCGGGGAAATTGGCTACATTCAACAACTACCTATCGAAATAAATGTTGATAAACTCCGTAAATTAATTTCGAACGTTGGAGCCGATTTATCAACTTATGAGCGATCTTTAATTGGGGAGTTCTCAGCAGACATTGGTGTAAGATCGGATGGAAGCTTTTGCTTATTTGAAATAAATGCTAAGCCTATGGATTTTGATGAAGTCGATATAAAAAAGGCAGGAACAGAAAATTTAATTAAAGTTTTTTATGATAACGCCAAATTTTTCAAGAAGGAAAGTAGCTTAGTGAAGGCGAAACATATTACAAACTAA